A single genomic interval of Sinorhizobium garamanticum harbors:
- a CDS encoding ABC transporter ATP-binding protein — MMKSLGSIRRSFAPWADPASKPFISFKNVTKKFGDFTAVDDLSLNIYTREFFALLGASGCGKSTLLRMLAGFEQPTSGEIILDGQNLAGIPPYRRPVNMMFQSYALFPHMTVESNIAFGLKQDGMPKQDIAERVAQMLKLVKLEKFAKRKPHQLSGGQRQRVALARSLAKRPKVLLLDEPLGALDKKLREETQFELMDLQQQLGLTFVVVTHDQEEAMTMADRIAVMSYGKVVQVATPAEIYEAPNSRFVADFIGDVNIFDGTVAAAEDGRVRVETAGGVPIRMASSEKLSTGARAAVAIRPEKIRVTRQAPQHAPLNAAEGEIWDIGYLGDMTVFHIRLKDGKVVKASSLNAVRAVEDPLGYDQQVWVSFGEDAGVVLKD, encoded by the coding sequence ATGATGAAGTCTCTCGGCAGTATCCGGCGGTCCTTCGCCCCATGGGCGGATCCGGCCTCCAAACCATTCATTTCCTTCAAGAACGTAACCAAGAAGTTCGGAGACTTCACGGCCGTCGACGACCTTTCGTTGAACATCTACACCCGCGAGTTCTTCGCACTTCTGGGCGCCTCTGGCTGCGGAAAATCGACCTTGCTGCGCATGCTTGCCGGCTTCGAGCAGCCGACGTCGGGCGAGATCATTCTCGACGGCCAGAATCTCGCGGGCATTCCGCCGTATCGGCGACCGGTCAACATGATGTTCCAGTCCTATGCGCTGTTTCCGCATATGACCGTTGAAAGCAACATTGCCTTCGGGCTGAAGCAGGACGGCATGCCGAAGCAGGACATTGCCGAGCGCGTCGCGCAGATGCTGAAGCTCGTCAAGCTCGAGAAATTCGCCAAGCGCAAGCCGCACCAGCTTTCAGGCGGCCAGCGTCAGCGCGTGGCGCTCGCCCGCTCGCTTGCCAAGCGCCCCAAGGTGCTGTTGCTCGACGAGCCACTTGGCGCACTCGACAAGAAGCTGCGCGAGGAAACCCAGTTCGAGCTGATGGACCTGCAGCAGCAATTGGGCCTGACCTTCGTCGTTGTCACCCATGACCAGGAAGAGGCCATGACCATGGCCGACCGCATCGCCGTCATGAGCTACGGCAAGGTCGTTCAGGTGGCGACGCCGGCGGAAATCTACGAGGCGCCGAATTCGCGCTTCGTCGCGGACTTCATCGGCGACGTCAACATTTTCGACGGCACGGTCGCCGCCGCGGAAGATGGCCGCGTCCGCGTCGAGACGGCGGGTGGCGTTCCGATCCGGATGGCCTCGTCGGAGAAGCTGTCGACGGGAGCAAGGGCTGCCGTTGCCATTCGGCCGGAAAAGATCCGGGTCACCCGGCAGGCGCCTCAACATGCGCCGCTCAACGCTGCCGAAGGCGAGATCTGGGACATCGGCTACCTGGGCGACATGACCGTCTTCCACATTCGCCTGAAGGACGGCAAGGTCGTCAAGGCATCGTCGCTGAATGCCGTGCGCGCCGTCGAGGATCCGCTTGGCTATGACCAGCAGGTGTGGGTCTCGTTCGGCGAAGACGCTGGCGTGGTGTTGAAGGATTGA
- a CDS encoding fatty acid desaturase family protein, translating to MSERNRRIDPRELKRLSVLQPRKSLTAIATDWAIIAAAITVSEYSGNMLVYVIAIAVIAGRMHAFGCMVHEAAHYRIIRDRKLSDWMSDILLAWPVLATVDGYRQNHLAHHQHANTDDDPDWIAKRDLAQFTFPQKLARGIAQLLGYLVAVNSIRDLIHMAKRISKTDRSTPSYKALRLGFYLSAAVVFTFFGIWREFVLYWLVPFFTFFCLFLYVRSVAEHFGSMDYSDELTSSRTVYPHAWEKLFFAPHNINYHLEHHLYPGVPYYNLPELHAILMRNKAYAEKAHITRGYTTGLAAECFAPGAPLLPNQHPASY from the coding sequence ATGAGCGAGCGAAACCGCAGGATCGACCCGAGGGAACTGAAGCGCCTCTCGGTTCTGCAGCCGAGAAAATCACTAACGGCAATCGCCACGGACTGGGCTATCATCGCGGCGGCGATCACCGTCAGCGAATATTCCGGCAATATGCTCGTCTACGTGATCGCCATCGCCGTGATCGCCGGGCGAATGCACGCCTTCGGCTGCATGGTGCACGAGGCTGCCCATTATCGCATTATTCGCGATCGCAAGCTAAGCGACTGGATGAGCGACATTCTGCTGGCCTGGCCGGTGCTGGCGACGGTCGACGGTTATCGCCAGAACCATCTTGCTCACCACCAGCACGCCAATACCGATGACGACCCGGACTGGATCGCCAAGCGCGACCTGGCACAGTTTACCTTCCCGCAGAAACTGGCACGCGGTATTGCGCAACTGCTCGGCTATCTCGTCGCGGTGAATTCGATCCGCGATCTTATTCACATGGCCAAGAGGATCTCGAAGACGGATCGCTCGACACCATCCTACAAGGCGCTGCGGCTTGGCTTCTACCTTTCGGCAGCGGTCGTTTTCACGTTCTTCGGCATCTGGCGCGAATTCGTGCTCTACTGGCTCGTGCCCTTCTTCACCTTCTTCTGCCTGTTTCTTTACGTGCGCAGCGTCGCCGAACATTTCGGCAGCATGGATTACAGCGATGAACTGACGAGCTCACGCACCGTTTATCCGCATGCCTGGGAGAAGCTTTTCTTCGCGCCCCACAACATCAACTACCACCTCGAGCACCATCTCTATCCCGGTGTGCCCTACTACAACCTGCCGGAACTGCACGCGATCCTGATGCGAAACAAGGCCTATGCGGAGAAGGCCCACATTACTCGCGGCTATACCACCGGGCTCGCCGCGGAATGCTTCGCGCCCGGGGCGCCGCTGTTGCCCAATCAGCACCCGGCCAGTTACTGA
- a CDS encoding polyamine ABC transporter substrate-binding protein, translating into MSKIIIATLAAATLVGSTMLASAQERVVNVYNWSDYIDSSILEDFTKETGIKVVYDVFDSNEILETKLLAGGSGYDVVVPTAYFLQRQIAAGVFQKLDKSKLPNLPNMWDVIMERTAKYDPGNEYAVDYMWGTTGIGYNVDKMKEILGTDEKPNWDVIFKPEIAAKFKDCGIHLLDSPTDIIPSALAYLGVNPDSHEPADLEKAAELLTSIRPYVRKFHSSEYINALANGDICLAVGFSGDIFQARDRAAEAKAGVTVDYSIPAQGAQMWFDMLAIPADAPHVAEAHEFINYMMKPEVIAKASNYVFYANGNKASQQFLDKEVLEDTAIYPSDEVMQKLFTITPFEPKEQRVLTRLWTKVVTGQ; encoded by the coding sequence ATGTCCAAAATCATAATCGCAACTCTGGCTGCCGCGACGCTCGTGGGATCGACCATGCTTGCTTCCGCGCAGGAGCGGGTCGTCAACGTTTATAACTGGTCGGATTATATCGACAGCAGCATTCTCGAGGACTTCACCAAGGAGACCGGCATCAAGGTGGTCTACGACGTCTTCGATTCCAACGAAATCCTGGAGACGAAACTGCTTGCCGGCGGCTCCGGCTATGACGTCGTCGTGCCGACGGCGTATTTCCTGCAGCGCCAGATCGCGGCCGGCGTCTTCCAGAAGCTCGACAAGTCGAAGCTCCCGAACCTGCCGAACATGTGGGACGTCATCATGGAGCGTACGGCGAAGTACGATCCTGGCAACGAATATGCCGTCGACTACATGTGGGGCACGACCGGCATCGGCTACAATGTCGACAAGATGAAGGAAATCCTCGGCACGGACGAGAAGCCAAACTGGGACGTCATCTTCAAGCCTGAAATAGCCGCGAAATTCAAGGATTGCGGCATTCATCTCCTCGACTCGCCGACCGACATCATTCCTTCCGCACTCGCCTATCTGGGTGTCAATCCCGACAGCCACGAGCCTGCCGATCTTGAAAAGGCGGCCGAGTTGCTAACGAGCATCCGCCCCTATGTGCGTAAGTTCCACTCGTCCGAATACATCAATGCGCTCGCAAACGGCGACATCTGCCTCGCCGTCGGCTTCTCCGGCGATATCTTCCAGGCGCGGGACCGTGCTGCGGAGGCGAAAGCCGGTGTGACGGTCGATTATTCGATCCCGGCGCAAGGCGCGCAGATGTGGTTCGACATGCTGGCGATTCCTGCCGATGCGCCGCATGTTGCCGAAGCGCATGAGTTCATCAACTACATGATGAAACCGGAAGTGATCGCCAAGGCCTCGAACTATGTCTTCTACGCCAATGGCAACAAGGCTTCTCAGCAGTTCCTCGACAAGGAAGTCTTGGAAGACACGGCTATCTATCCGTCAGACGAGGTGATGCAGAAGCTGTTCACCATCACGCCGTTCGAGCCCAAGGAGCAGAGGGTGTTGACCCGGCTCTGGACCAAGGTCGTCACCGGCCAGTAA
- a CDS encoding helix-turn-helix domain-containing protein, whose protein sequence is MAENKIFAGPRVRRIRNGLQLTQTAMAEALGISPSYLNLIERNQRPLTVQLLLKLSSVYKVDLDELQGENGGGLAQLREVFADPLLAGELPGDQELIEITEAAPNASGGIVKLYRAYREQASRLKDLADLLAGQGHMAALSGTRLPIDEVREAFEARPNHFGPIEEAMEAFHAALSPGDDLAGGLKAWLKKEHGLVVRTLPVHAMPNLRRRFDRHSMRLFISERLSPFDQTREIAMEVASIACHEAIDAELEQFRFSTAEARRIGRFELARYAAHALMMPYQAFLAAAQRAKYDIDLLRSRFQVSFEQAANRLTMLQRPGAAGIPFFLMEIDNAGHRLRRAGALGFPGARFGGACPKLNIHAAFAVPGQVLVDRVEMPEGSEYLVVSRTLDGPQAGFQERVRRTALLIGCDAGFAEEVVYGASRMPPIPVGAACRLCERQGCLARAEPPVTRPLGLDEMATGLSVFDFQ, encoded by the coding sequence ATGGCCGAAAACAAGATCTTCGCCGGGCCGCGTGTCAGACGTATCCGCAATGGTCTTCAGTTGACGCAGACGGCGATGGCGGAAGCGCTCGGTATCTCCCCCTCCTACCTGAACCTCATCGAGCGCAATCAGCGGCCGTTGACGGTGCAGCTTCTCCTCAAGCTCTCCTCGGTCTACAAGGTGGACCTCGACGAACTGCAGGGTGAAAACGGTGGCGGTCTGGCGCAGTTGCGCGAGGTCTTCGCCGATCCGCTCCTGGCCGGCGAACTTCCCGGCGACCAGGAACTAATCGAAATCACCGAAGCCGCGCCCAATGCCTCCGGCGGCATCGTCAAGCTTTATCGCGCCTATCGTGAGCAGGCGTCACGCCTCAAGGATCTCGCCGATCTCCTGGCGGGACAGGGGCATATGGCGGCGCTTTCGGGCACGCGGCTGCCGATCGATGAGGTGCGCGAGGCGTTCGAGGCGCGGCCCAATCATTTCGGGCCGATCGAGGAGGCAATGGAGGCGTTCCACGCCGCGCTTTCGCCCGGCGACGATCTCGCCGGAGGACTGAAGGCCTGGCTCAAGAAGGAACATGGCCTCGTTGTCAGAACGCTGCCGGTGCACGCCATGCCGAACCTGCGCCGCCGTTTCGACCGGCACTCGATGCGGCTCTTTATTTCCGAACGTCTGTCACCCTTCGACCAGACGCGGGAAATCGCCATGGAAGTGGCGTCGATCGCCTGCCACGAGGCGATCGACGCCGAGCTCGAGCAATTCCGATTCTCGACCGCCGAGGCGCGGCGCATCGGTCGTTTCGAACTCGCGCGGTATGCAGCCCATGCCTTGATGATGCCCTATCAAGCGTTTCTAGCCGCTGCGCAGCGCGCGAAATACGACATCGATCTCTTGCGATCCCGCTTTCAAGTGTCCTTCGAACAGGCTGCCAATCGACTGACGATGTTGCAGCGTCCCGGCGCCGCAGGCATCCCGTTTTTCCTTATGGAGATCGATAATGCCGGCCACCGGCTGCGTCGTGCAGGCGCGCTTGGCTTTCCTGGTGCGCGCTTCGGCGGCGCCTGTCCCAAGCTCAACATCCATGCCGCCTTCGCCGTGCCGGGCCAGGTTCTCGTTGACCGCGTCGAAATGCCCGAGGGCAGCGAGTATCTTGTCGTTTCGCGGACACTCGACGGACCGCAAGCAGGCTTTCAGGAGAGGGTGAGACGCACGGCGCTGCTCATCGGCTGTGACGCTGGTTTTGCGGAAGAAGTCGTCTACGGTGCTTCGAGGATGCCGCCAATACCAGTCGGTGCAGCCTGCCGCCTCTGCGAGCGGCAAGGCTGCCTGGCGCGCGCTGAACCGCCCGTCACACGCCCGCTCGGCCTCGACGAGATGGCGACTGGTCTCAGCGTTTTCGATTTTCAATAA